The Listeria welshimeri serovar 6b str. SLCC5334 genome has a window encoding:
- a CDS encoding C39 family peptidase, which translates to MRIWIKSLLVITACIFSLTLLNTKYTFYAPNVKLESAKVVYKLDREPFNVKLDVPLVNQMDAPTLFNGCEVTSLAMLLQFVGKNVTKNELASNLPTTPIEQNGLYGNPDKAFVGSISGDKKGLGVNHAPIAKLAAKYVSEAHVHDISGNAISDIINVLSTGAPVWIITTTNYHAPKNWQTVETKEGKKKITYSMHSVVITGYDKTNFYINDPYGYKNRAVKRSILEEGWSAMGKQAIYLSKS; encoded by the coding sequence ATGCGAATTTGGATAAAATCGTTGCTTGTTATTACAGCGTGTATATTTAGTTTGACCCTTCTAAATACGAAATATACCTTTTATGCACCAAACGTCAAACTCGAAAGCGCTAAGGTAGTTTATAAACTAGATAGAGAGCCTTTTAATGTAAAGCTTGATGTGCCACTCGTCAATCAAATGGATGCACCAACGTTATTTAATGGCTGTGAAGTGACAAGTTTAGCAATGCTCTTGCAGTTTGTAGGGAAAAATGTAACGAAGAATGAACTTGCAAGCAATCTCCCAACAACGCCAATTGAACAAAACGGTCTATATGGTAATCCAGACAAAGCGTTTGTTGGGAGTATTAGCGGTGATAAAAAAGGTCTTGGAGTCAACCATGCGCCAATCGCCAAACTTGCAGCTAAATATGTAAGTGAAGCACATGTACATGATATTAGTGGTAATGCTATTTCAGATATTATTAATGTTCTCAGTACAGGTGCGCCCGTCTGGATTATTACGACCACAAATTACCATGCACCTAAAAATTGGCAAACAGTAGAAACTAAAGAAGGTAAGAAGAAAATTACTTATTCCATGCACAGCGTCGTGATTACCGGTTATGATAAAACTAATTTTTACATTAACGACCCATATGGTTATAAAAATCGTGCTGTAAAAAGAAGCATTTTAGAAGAAGGCTGGTCTGCGATGGGAAAACAAGCCATTTATTTAAGTAAATCATAA
- a CDS encoding LPXTG cell wall anchor domain-containing protein, producing the protein MVLSKKIVSSIVILFSIGLVYFRANAVSALGDTSNGALLPSTGDAFSIWPIIIGVFLVILALVLFLKKKI; encoded by the coding sequence ATGGTTTTATCAAAAAAAATAGTGTCTAGTATCGTAATTTTGTTTTCGATCGGTTTGGTTTATTTTCGAGCTAATGCGGTTTCTGCTTTAGGTGATACGAGTAATGGTGCTCTACTTCCTTCTACAGGTGACGCGTTTTCGATTTGGCCGATTATTATTGGAGTATTCCTTGTTATCTTAGCACTAGTGTTATTTCTTAAGAAAAAAATATAA
- the glmS gene encoding glutamine--fructose-6-phosphate transaminase (isomerizing) codes for MCGIVGYIGTNNAKGILLEGLEKLEYRGYDSAGIALQNKDIVTVVKEKGRIADLASLVPSDAFGTTGIGHTRWATHGKPNHENAHPHQSKSGRFTIVHNGVIENYSLLKEEYLQNHSFISDTDTEVIVQLIELFAEELSTKEAFKKALSLLHGSYAICLIDQTDTETLYAAKNKSPLLIGKGENFNVIASDAMAVLKETDQFVEIMDKEIVIVTKDGFTLETLEGEEVIRASYTAELDASDIEKGTYPHYMLKEIDEQPAVTRKIIQAYQNEVGEINVNQTIIDEILSSDRIHIVACGTSYHAGLVGKNLIEKMAKIPVEVHVSSEFGYNLPLMSKKPLFIFITQSGETADSRQCLVKVKELGYRTLTLTNVPGSTLDREADHSMYLYAGPEIAVASTKAYTAQISVLAVLAVSLGRELGDAEALNINLAAELGIVATAMEAMVSSKEVIEHIAGEYLATSRNAFFLGRNIDYFVAMEAALKLKEISYIQAEGFASGELKHGTIALIEDGTPVLTLITQESINWNIRGNVNEVLARGAKTCVFAMENVAQPGDRFVIPQVHPLLTPLASVIPCQLLAYYAALHRDCDVDKPRNLAKSVTVE; via the coding sequence ATGTGTGGAATTGTTGGATATATTGGAACAAACAATGCAAAAGGTATTTTATTAGAAGGACTTGAAAAATTAGAATATCGTGGTTATGATTCAGCTGGAATCGCCTTACAAAATAAGGACATAGTCACAGTTGTTAAAGAAAAAGGACGGATTGCTGATCTCGCAAGTCTAGTACCAAGTGACGCTTTTGGAACTACTGGAATTGGTCATACTCGCTGGGCAACTCATGGTAAACCAAATCACGAGAACGCCCACCCGCACCAAAGCAAATCTGGTCGTTTTACTATCGTTCATAATGGCGTAATCGAAAACTATTCCCTTTTAAAAGAAGAATATTTACAAAATCATTCATTTATTAGTGACACAGATACAGAAGTAATCGTACAGCTCATTGAATTATTTGCAGAAGAACTTTCTACAAAAGAAGCCTTCAAGAAAGCTCTTTCTTTACTTCACGGTTCATACGCAATTTGTTTGATTGACCAAACTGATACAGAAACTTTGTACGCAGCAAAAAACAAAAGTCCATTATTAATCGGAAAAGGCGAAAACTTCAACGTTATCGCAAGTGATGCAATGGCAGTTCTTAAAGAAACTGACCAATTCGTGGAAATCATGGATAAAGAAATTGTTATCGTAACAAAAGACGGATTCACTTTAGAAACACTAGAAGGGGAAGAAGTTATTCGTGCGAGCTATACTGCAGAATTAGACGCATCTGATATCGAAAAAGGCACTTACCCACACTATATGTTAAAAGAAATCGACGAACAACCAGCTGTTACACGCAAAATCATTCAAGCTTATCAAAACGAGGTTGGTGAAATTAACGTCAATCAAACTATTATTGATGAAATTTTATCTTCTGACCGTATTCATATTGTAGCTTGTGGTACGAGTTATCATGCTGGACTAGTTGGGAAAAACTTAATCGAAAAAATGGCCAAGATTCCTGTAGAAGTACATGTTTCCAGTGAGTTTGGTTATAATTTACCACTAATGTCTAAAAAACCATTATTCATTTTTATTACACAAAGTGGGGAAACTGCCGACAGCCGTCAATGTCTTGTAAAAGTGAAAGAACTTGGCTACCGCACTTTAACATTAACAAACGTACCAGGTTCCACGCTGGATCGTGAAGCAGATCATTCCATGTATTTATATGCAGGACCAGAAATTGCTGTTGCATCCACAAAAGCTTATACAGCCCAGATTTCTGTTTTGGCAGTACTTGCGGTGTCACTTGGTCGTGAATTGGGTGATGCAGAAGCACTTAATATTAATTTAGCTGCTGAATTAGGTATAGTTGCAACTGCAATGGAAGCAATGGTTTCTAGCAAAGAAGTTATTGAACATATTGCGGGTGAATATTTAGCCACTTCTCGAAATGCCTTTTTCTTAGGTAGAAATATTGATTACTTTGTTGCAATGGAAGCTGCCTTAAAATTAAAAGAAATTTCTTATATCCAAGCAGAAGGTTTTGCAAGTGGAGAATTGAAACACGGAACTATTGCGTTAATTGAAGACGGGACACCAGTTTTAACGCTTATCACACAAGAATCTATTAACTGGAATATTCGTGGGAATGTTAATGAAGTATTAGCACGTGGAGCAAAAACTTGTGTGTTCGCTATGGAAAACGTTGCGCAACCGGGCGACCGCTTTGTCATTCCACAAGTACATCCTTTGTTAACGCCACTTGCAAGCGTAATTCCTTGCCAGTTACTTGCTTACTATGCCGCGCTTCACCGTGACTGTGACGTTGATAAACCAAGAAACTTAGCAAAAAGTGTTACTGTAGAATAA
- a CDS encoding FAD synthetase family protein, translating to MEVSHVTLAPNKDSRPAVLTIGKFDGVHLGHQTILKTALSIKKEHEILTAISFSPHPLWALKQIEIYREMLTPRMEKERWLAHYGVDHLIETAFTPRYAETTPEEFVSNHLTNLNLSHIIVGSEFNFGKGRDSDVDLLRNLCKPYGISVTSVPVIETNQTKISSTNIRSYIRRGHFQEAEQLLGHPWYITGLVENGVMIGLDDYVLPASGTFQTENGLVKVTNNRTIQLDMPDGLQQIHMKNELSK from the coding sequence ATGGAAGTATCACACGTAACGCTCGCACCAAATAAAGATAGTCGTCCCGCAGTTTTAACAATCGGTAAATTCGACGGAGTTCATCTCGGTCATCAAACCATTTTAAAAACAGCCTTATCTATCAAAAAAGAACATGAAATATTAACAGCTATTAGTTTCAGTCCGCATCCACTTTGGGCTTTAAAACAAATCGAAATATATCGCGAAATGCTCACACCAAGAATGGAAAAAGAACGATGGTTAGCGCATTACGGCGTTGATCATCTTATAGAAACAGCTTTCACGCCAAGATACGCGGAAACTACACCCGAAGAATTTGTCTCGAATCATTTGACCAACCTCAATTTATCCCATATTATTGTCGGTTCTGAATTTAATTTTGGTAAAGGTCGTGATTCTGATGTAGATTTACTCCGGAATCTTTGTAAGCCCTATGGTATTTCAGTGACTTCTGTCCCAGTAATCGAAACAAACCAAACAAAAATTAGCTCCACCAATATTCGTTCCTATATTCGCCGTGGTCATTTTCAAGAAGCAGAACAACTTCTTGGTCATCCGTGGTACATTACTGGATTAGTAGAAAATGGTGTAATGATTGGTTTAGACGATTATGTCCTTCCAGCTAGCGGCACTTTTCAAACGGAAAATGGTCTTGTAAAAGTAACCAATAATCGAACCATCCAATTAGATATGCCAGATGGACTTCAACAAATACATATGAAAAACGAACTTTCCAAATAA
- a CDS encoding DUF4064 domain-containing protein, with protein MNPRKSEFVLTLIAGITGIIAGITGIAGGGLLAAFSGSEELSNAASLTTADSEALAAAGGLTVVFSVIALVVGIALIIFAVLIKRNAKLFGILTLVAGVGGFLLVGLLWIVPGILAIIAGIMCLARKVPTFE; from the coding sequence ATGAATCCAAGAAAATCAGAATTCGTTCTAACATTAATCGCAGGAATCACTGGTATTATTGCTGGAATTACTGGGATTGCAGGCGGAGGGCTTCTAGCTGCTTTTTCAGGAAGTGAAGAACTATCTAATGCAGCATCTTTAACTACTGCTGATAGCGAAGCACTTGCTGCTGCAGGTGGTTTAACAGTTGTTTTTTCCGTGATTGCATTAGTTGTTGGTATTGCTTTGATTATTTTCGCTGTATTAATTAAGCGTAATGCAAAGTTATTTGGAATTTTAACGCTAGTAGCTGGTGTTGGAGGTTTCTTATTGGTAGGCTTACTTTGGATCGTTCCTGGTATACTTGCTATTATTGCTGGTATTATGTGCCTTGCAAGAAAAGTTCCAACTTTCGAATAG
- a CDS encoding GHKL domain-containing protein: MRLFLAGLCLLYTATSIYMMPGIIWLICFLLLAMITFIFLVKTPLPKHSSWLVGLMIAGLVIAVIFESPLSGWALLFLFLFALFQLGNLEQRNEQLQKKVAHLERFVHLLQAERHKNYHSHTLFQLTKNERPDVSAWLVSIEEEMRLAQITFRTDFQAPLSDLPFKNNALLPVMSAILANAKQAAALEKNSWVTWRLKQQSGLFLFEISNATSEPSQKIMDNLFLRPKLESGTALIKREVSRVHGTIDYRFDHHTFKLMIKLPAMKD, encoded by the coding sequence ATGCGTCTTTTTTTGGCGGGGTTGTGTTTACTGTATACAGCTACTAGTATTTATATGATGCCGGGGATTATTTGGTTAATATGCTTTTTATTGTTGGCAATGATAACATTTATATTCCTTGTTAAAACACCACTTCCTAAACATTCTAGCTGGCTAGTCGGGCTTATGATTGCTGGATTAGTAATAGCTGTTATTTTTGAGAGTCCATTATCTGGTTGGGCGCTTCTTTTTTTATTTTTATTTGCCCTATTTCAACTTGGCAATCTGGAACAAAGAAACGAACAACTTCAAAAAAAAGTGGCTCATTTAGAACGTTTTGTTCATTTACTTCAAGCTGAGCGGCATAAAAACTATCATTCTCATACCCTTTTCCAGTTAACTAAAAATGAACGGCCAGATGTATCCGCTTGGCTTGTGTCAATAGAAGAAGAAATGCGGCTAGCTCAAATTACCTTTCGTACAGATTTTCAAGCTCCTTTGTCTGATTTACCATTTAAAAATAATGCGCTTTTGCCAGTTATGTCGGCTATTCTAGCTAACGCCAAACAAGCTGCCGCATTAGAAAAAAACAGCTGGGTTACATGGCGCTTAAAACAACAAAGTGGCTTGTTTTTATTTGAAATTTCGAATGCAACAAGCGAACCTAGCCAAAAAATTATGGACAATCTATTCCTTAGACCGAAGCTAGAAAGTGGTACTGCATTAATCAAACGAGAAGTATCGCGCGTTCACGGCACAATTGATTATCGATTTGATCATCATACATTTAAATTAATGATAAAATTACCAGCGATGAAAGATTAA
- a CDS encoding LytR/AlgR family response regulator transcription factor: MLTVGIVDDNPRDLEKLELIVNNMENVELILKANSADEVYHSIQKTPVDLLITDIEMPGMSGYQLADFIQLNNMKTAVIFVTAKSGYAVHAFELNVHDYILKPFNPDRLIQSIDRFTEKKDAGRVTGRLFIRSDGDLVVVPKAEIIFLERTGRTTTIHTINETYETYQSLGELEGDIRESMFIRSHRSFIINLQYVKRFASYSKKSFVVIFEGSSGKALVTKEKLKYLQENYF, from the coding sequence ATGCTTACTGTAGGAATTGTGGATGATAACCCACGAGATTTAGAAAAATTGGAATTAATTGTAAATAATATGGAGAACGTGGAGCTTATTTTGAAAGCTAATTCTGCTGATGAAGTATACCATTCTATCCAAAAAACACCTGTAGATTTACTTATAACAGATATTGAAATGCCTGGTATGTCAGGTTACCAATTAGCTGATTTTATCCAATTAAATAATATGAAAACTGCCGTTATTTTCGTCACAGCAAAAAGTGGCTATGCAGTTCATGCTTTTGAGCTTAACGTCCATGATTATATTTTAAAACCTTTTAATCCAGATCGTTTAATTCAAAGCATTGACCGTTTTACAGAAAAAAAAGATGCTGGCCGAGTTACAGGACGACTTTTTATTCGCTCTGATGGAGATCTTGTTGTCGTGCCAAAAGCAGAGATTATTTTTCTTGAAAGAACTGGACGAACAACGACTATACATACAATAAATGAAACTTACGAAACTTACCAATCACTGGGTGAACTTGAGGGAGATATTCGTGAAAGCATGTTTATCCGTTCTCATCGTTCATTTATTATTAATTTACAATATGTGAAACGTTTTGCTTCTTATTCTAAGAAATCTTTTGTGGTCATTTTTGAAGGGAGCAGTGGTAAAGCGCTCGTAACGAAGGAAAAACTTAAATATTTGCAAGAAAACTATTTTTAG
- a CDS encoding ATP-binding cassette domain-containing protein: MIDVVNVTKKFQDRKKSTTAVDHVSFHVGKGRIVGLVGENGAGKTTILRSIATLVSQDEGTISVAGYDTLKQAEEVKNHIGVLFGGETGLYDRLTARENLLYFGGLYGLPKHTLKNRIDDLSQRFGMRKELDRTVGGFSRGMRQKVAIARAVIHDPEVILFDEPTTGLDITSANVFRDFTRQLQKEGKTIIFSSHIMDEVRNLSDDLILMHQGQLLYSGTAEALYEKEGTDDLNYIFMSNIVRGETYV, translated from the coding sequence ATGATTGATGTAGTAAATGTGACAAAAAAATTCCAAGATCGTAAAAAATCAACTACAGCTGTCGACCATGTTTCATTTCATGTAGGAAAAGGACGAATTGTTGGCTTAGTTGGTGAAAACGGAGCTGGAAAAACAACTATTTTGCGTAGTATCGCCACATTAGTATCACAGGATGAAGGAACAATCTCTGTCGCTGGATATGATACTTTAAAACAAGCAGAAGAAGTTAAAAATCATATTGGTGTATTATTCGGTGGGGAAACAGGACTTTATGATCGTTTAACTGCACGGGAAAACCTGCTTTATTTCGGTGGATTATATGGTTTGCCAAAACATACGCTAAAAAATCGTATTGATGATTTATCACAGCGGTTTGGCATGCGAAAAGAATTAGATCGAACAGTTGGTGGTTTCTCACGTGGAATGCGCCAGAAAGTAGCGATTGCAAGAGCAGTAATTCATGATCCAGAAGTTATCTTATTTGATGAACCAACTACGGGTTTAGATATTACAAGCGCAAATGTATTCCGAGATTTCACGCGCCAGCTACAAAAAGAAGGAAAAACGATTATTTTTTCCAGTCATATTATGGATGAAGTGAGAAATTTGTCTGATGATTTAATTTTGATGCACCAAGGTCAGCTATTGTATAGTGGCACAGCGGAAGCGTTATATGAAAAAGAAGGAACCGATGATTTGAATTATATTTTCATGTCAAATATTGTCCGAGGTGAAACATATGTCTAA
- a CDS encoding ABC transporter permease, which produces MSKKSQFSHVYKKEMLEIFRDKRTFILVVFLPMLIFVGLILFYESLLTSSDNEVTVAVNKTADSALLNQLHEQNKEMTFEKVNNPKESAAKGDANIAMIADEDALAKMEKGESASFILYSDSSDKNSAAAVGMLNAQLEVINKAVTADQLAKANISTQVLDLMSVEVKPLSNGSTEIEASRMMLTILLPMLLCLGVTIGAYPVVSELFAGEKDKKIIDALLVTPVKRGTLLFGKWAVAMTVSLFTAIISLAATLLVIFFATTHLRKALDAMSSPITIFVVGMLAVISFAALIVSIQTIAAIFAKSMKEANSYQSPIMMLAIIPSFVPMFISLSQTTTAMFFIPLANISFLLREMIYDQFVWSHLLATLASNLILASVFLILAKRIYSNNNYLLSK; this is translated from the coding sequence ATGTCTAAAAAAAGCCAGTTTTCTCATGTATATAAAAAAGAAATGCTGGAAATATTTCGGGATAAAAGAACTTTTATTCTCGTTGTTTTCTTACCGATGCTTATTTTTGTAGGATTGATTTTATTTTATGAAAGCTTGCTCACGAGTTCTGACAACGAAGTAACTGTAGCAGTCAATAAAACTGCTGATTCAGCGCTATTAAATCAATTACACGAGCAAAACAAAGAGATGACATTTGAAAAAGTGAATAATCCAAAAGAATCTGCTGCAAAAGGGGATGCCAATATTGCGATGATTGCAGACGAAGACGCCTTAGCAAAAATGGAAAAAGGAGAATCAGCTTCCTTCATTCTCTATAGTGATTCATCGGATAAAAATTCAGCAGCAGCAGTCGGTATGTTAAATGCACAACTAGAAGTCATTAACAAAGCAGTAACAGCAGACCAGCTAGCAAAAGCCAATATCTCTACACAAGTGTTGGATTTAATGAGCGTCGAAGTAAAACCATTATCAAATGGATCAACAGAAATTGAAGCTTCTCGAATGATGCTGACTATACTTTTACCAATGCTCTTATGTCTGGGTGTAACTATTGGAGCTTATCCAGTTGTATCCGAACTTTTTGCGGGAGAGAAAGACAAAAAAATTATTGATGCCTTACTGGTAACTCCGGTAAAACGTGGTACCCTATTATTTGGTAAATGGGCTGTCGCAATGACGGTAAGTTTGTTTACGGCGATTATCTCATTAGCAGCCACTTTACTTGTAATTTTCTTTGCAACTACACATTTGCGAAAAGCTTTGGATGCGATGTCTAGTCCTATTACTATTTTTGTAGTTGGAATGCTCGCAGTAATTTCTTTTGCAGCTTTGATTGTTAGTATTCAAACGATTGCAGCCATATTTGCAAAATCAATGAAAGAAGCAAATAGCTATCAGAGCCCTATTATGATGTTGGCGATTATCCCATCATTTGTCCCTATGTTTATCAGTTTAAGTCAAACAACTACTGCGATGTTTTTCATTCCACTTGCAAACATTTCATTCTTGCTACGTGAAATGATATATGATCAATTTGTCTGGAGTCATTTACTGGCGACACTCGCATCAAATCTTATCTTAGCTAGTGTTTTCTTAATTCTAGCAAAACGAATTTATAGTAATAATAATTACTTGTTATCAAAATAA